The segment GTGATAACGTTGTCGTATCAAATGAAATATTTTCCGCAGTCGAAACTATTGCGGATGGCAATCCGGTTTATATTTCCGGTACAGCCGGGGGGAATGTTGTCCGGCAGAATTATATTCATGATTGCTGGTCATATAATGTGAATGCGGCAATCCGCTGTGATGATGATCAGCACGAAACACTGATTGCAGAAAATTTAATTGTTGATGTTGCCGGCAGTGCAAGCGCCATTGTGACAAAGGGGAAAAATAATATAATCAATAATATTTGCATTGATATTTATCGAAACGATAATGATTACCACGTCGGTTTACTGGCGCTTCGTTCCTATAAACCTGATGGAAGCTTAATCGAAAAAAATATTTTTATCTGCCCGGATCCTGAGCGAATTGTTGCTGTTATGGCGGGGAAAACCCGTCCGCAGATTGGCGGGGAGCAAATCGAATTAGCCGATTCGACATTACAAAAAAATATTTATTGGGCGCCGACCGACTCAATTTGGACAAAATACTATTTATTGGAAGCGCAGTTAAACGGAAGTGAAGAAAGCAGTCTTGTTATTGATCCACTATTAGCTGATGACTTTAGTTTCAAACCCGGATCTCCTGCATTGGAACTGGGAATTATTCCGGTAACAGCGGCAGGCAAGGGCGTTGATCGCTCTGTTTGGATGGATAATCCGGCAGCGATGTCACGAGCTGCTGCTAACGAGGGGCTTAATCGTGCAAGAGAGCAGGGGGCAAAGGTGAAAAAAACGATTCAATCGGGTTCTGCAGGTATTAACGATGAGGCAGATCGATAAAAGCATTAATGAAACGCCCGGGATGTTTCAGTTATAAAGTGAGTATTTAACCAGAAGAGGAGGTAATCTATGGAAGCAACCGTTGAAATCAATCAACCCTATATCGAAACAAATCAGCCGAATATTGTTTTTATTCTGACCGACCATTTCCGAAGGGATACGATCAGATCCGAGACAACACCAAATCTATCCCGTTTGGCGAGAGAGGGGGTCAATTTCCAGGCAGCATATACGGCATCGCCCCTTTGCCAGCCGGCACGCAATGCAATTATCGCCGGGAAATACAATTTTCAGACCGGTATTTGCGGCAATTCGTCGCCTCCGTTTAATGAAGTTTTGCGACATGACACGTTTATGTGGCATTTAAAACGTGGCGGGTATGCGACAGCGATGATCGGCAAACACCACTATATGGGGTTTCTCCCGGGAACGGATGCGGTTGAGTTGGCTCAAGAAGCTGTAAAAGATTATGGTTTTGATCATGTGGTGCAGGTTCTTGACGATTATGAAAACTGGAAAACCACAGATGCATATACACGGCATCTTGAATCAAAAGGGTTGCTTCAGCAGCTCCGTGATCGTTTTGCGAACTGGGATCATGGCAATCTGATTCATTGCTTCAGTGATGAAGGCGACACTGTGGACGGATTTGTCAGGAATCAGGCTTTGGCATATATTAAAGAGGCTTCGACCGATCAGCCATTCTATCTAAATGTCAGTTTTGTTGGGCCGCATCCGCCATACTGGTATCCAGCATCCTGTGAAACATATAAGCCGGAAGACATGCCG is part of the Kiritimatiellales bacterium genome and harbors:
- a CDS encoding sulfatase-like hydrolase/transferase — encoded protein: MEATVEINQPYIETNQPNIVFILTDHFRRDTIRSETTPNLSRLAREGVNFQAAYTASPLCQPARNAIIAGKYNFQTGICGNSSPPFNEVLRHDTFMWHLKRGGYATAMIGKHHYMGFLPGTDAVELAQEAVKDYGFDHVVQVLDDYENWKTTDAYTRHLESKGLLQQLRDRFANWDHGNLIHCFSDEGDTVDGFVRNQALAYIKEASTDQPFYLNVSFVGPHPPYWYPASCETYKPEDMPVTPRDIPAERETTAFNRAAYMNRCAVLDRYVGDLVAALKAKGVYDNTLILFSSDHGDMLGEFGIWDKRYFYEPSAGIPFILSGFGISGDNLHRGRLDRSLVSNLDIYPTFLAAAGIDMPESSKRPGINLLAKLNGNDRLKRRAVFSELGTAVMVRTGTWKLVYDPQAGGIQYLFNLANDPNEETNLANLPGYEAVSLDLVSLILNERIRLTQYAHLKEEQRVMRISVGY